A genomic stretch from candidate division WOR-3 bacterium includes:
- a CDS encoding DUF3098 domain-containing protein: MKPDRKPAKSQPVKPKPASKKPLRPMINLSKKNYAILGVGLVTIAAGFISLASGSITLAPILLVLGYCVLIPVGLLVK; the protein is encoded by the coding sequence ATGAAACCTGACCGCAAGCCTGCCAAGTCTCAGCCGGTGAAGCCGAAGCCGGCATCGAAGAAGCCGCTCCGGCCCATGATCAATCTCAGCAAGAAGAACTACGCCATCCTGGGCGTCGGCCTCGTGACTATCGCCGCCGGATTCATCAGCCTCGCATCGGGTTCAATCACGCTGGCGCCGATACTCCTGGTCCTCGGGTATTGCGTCCTGATACCGGTCGGGTTGCTGGTGAAATGA
- the pyrR gene encoding bifunctional pyr operon transcriptional regulator/uracil phosphoribosyltransferase PyrR, with protein sequence MTRRLADAKAVSVLVARLAGQISRHNRGVQDLALVGIKRRGVPIAERLAARLSAGRQPGIPVGAIDITLYRDDLQMVAETPIVRGSEIGFDINGRTLVLVDDVVFTGRTIRAALSELLDFGRPRAIQLAALVDRGHRELPIQPDFVARVIKTRRSDLVDIFLKETDGRDEIVLTKVGQSQKPRAKSQKPK encoded by the coding sequence ATGACGCGGCGGCTGGCCGACGCCAAGGCCGTAAGCGTCCTCGTCGCCAGGCTCGCCGGCCAGATCAGCCGCCACAATCGGGGAGTCCAGGACCTTGCCCTGGTCGGCATCAAGCGCCGGGGCGTGCCGATAGCCGAGCGGCTGGCGGCGCGGCTTAGCGCCGGCCGCCAGCCGGGAATCCCGGTCGGAGCGATTGACATCACCCTGTACCGCGACGACCTGCAGATGGTAGCGGAGACCCCGATTGTGCGGGGTTCGGAAATCGGCTTTGACATCAACGGCAGGACCCTGGTGCTGGTGGATGACGTGGTCTTCACCGGGCGCACCATTCGCGCGGCATTGAGCGAGTTGCTTGACTTCGGGCGGCCCAGGGCGATACAGCTGGCGGCTCTGGTCGACCGCGGACACCGCGAACTGCCGATTCAGCCGGACTTCGTGGCCCGGGTCATCAAGACCCGACGGTCTGACCTGGTCGACATTTTCCTGAAGGAGACCGACGGCAGGGACGAGATTGTGCTGACCAAGGTCGGACAAAGCCAAAAGCCAAGAGCTAAGAGTCAAAAGCCAAAATGA
- a CDS encoding aspartate carbamoyltransferase catalytic subunit — MKLRSRHLLGIEGLDRSEILTILDQARTFREVLDRPIPIVPALRGRTVVNLFFEASTRTSTSFGLAASRLSCGCVNFSKATSAVSKGETLLDTARNIEAMGVDGIIIRHQSPGAPHFLSRHVKAFVVNAGDGAHEHPTQALLDAFTLREKLGSLDGKRILIVGDIAHSRVARSNLLCFTKLGAEVAVCGPPTMIPPDVEEYGCEVFYRLDRILNEVDVVNMLRVQQERITSSSFPTVREYRAFYGLTAERLRKLAPEVVVTHPGPVNWGVEMDFDVADFSRALVLPQVTNGVAVRMAVLFLLAGGEGEVRS; from the coding sequence ATGAAGTTGAGGTCGAGGCACCTGCTCGGCATTGAGGGTCTTGACCGTTCCGAAATCCTGACAATTCTCGACCAGGCCCGCACCTTCCGCGAGGTGCTGGATCGCCCGATTCCCATCGTGCCCGCGCTGCGCGGCCGGACGGTGGTGAACCTATTCTTCGAGGCCTCGACCCGCACGTCAACTTCCTTCGGCCTCGCTGCCAGCCGCCTGAGCTGCGGGTGCGTCAACTTCAGCAAGGCGACTTCGGCGGTATCCAAGGGCGAGACCCTGCTCGACACGGCGCGGAACATCGAGGCGATGGGCGTGGACGGTATCATCATACGGCATCAGTCACCGGGCGCGCCTCACTTTCTGTCACGGCACGTGAAGGCCTTCGTAGTGAACGCCGGCGACGGCGCGCACGAGCATCCGACCCAGGCCCTGCTCGATGCTTTCACTCTGCGGGAGAAACTCGGCAGCCTGGACGGAAAGCGGATACTGATAGTCGGCGACATTGCCCACTCGCGGGTCGCCCGCTCGAATCTGCTCTGCTTCACCAAACTCGGAGCCGAGGTGGCTGTCTGCGGCCCGCCGACGATGATCCCACCCGACGTCGAGGAGTACGGCTGCGAGGTCTTCTACCGTCTGGACCGGATACTCAATGAGGTGGATGTCGTGAACATGCTCCGGGTCCAGCAGGAGCGGATCACTTCGTCGAGCTTTCCCACGGTACGCGAGTATCGCGCCTTCTACGGCCTGACCGCAGAACGTCTGCGGAAGCTGGCGCCCGAGGTTGTTGTCACCCATCCGGGGCCGGTGAACTGGGGCGTGGAGATGGACTTCGACGTTGCCGACTTCAGCCGGGCATTGGTGCTGCCGCAGGTCACGAACGGCGTGGCGGTGCGGATGGCGGTGTTGTTCCTTCTTGCCGGCGGAGAAGGCGAAGTCAGAAGCTAG
- a CDS encoding dihydroorotase gives MKAETKDRLLLQGGSVVDPLKGSVRRADVLVVGGRIEKVEASIAAGAGTEVLDCRGKHIAPGLVDMHCHLREPGREDEETIASGTAAALAGGFTRVCPMPNTEPAIDTEAQVRFEVRRAAEAGFARLHPIGCCTKGRQGKELAEIGSMVDAGAVAFSDDGSPIDDAQVMRRVLEYCKAFDVPVISHCEVKELVEGVANEGRVSTKLGLKSGPDVAESAQAARDVLLAEFTRARLHIAHVSAKSTVDVIRWAKARSVQVTAETCPHYFVLTEDALTDFDTNCKVNPPLRAEADRRAVIAGLADGTIDAIATDHAPHLKGEKEAEFDAAPPGIIGFETAFSLGYEQLVLGRALPLADYIARLAVAPRRILNLPPAAVAPASEAELVVLDLKAEWKYAADNVRSLSRNSPFLGRVMHGRVSAALLGEKLFRF, from the coding sequence ATGAAGGCGGAGACCAAGGATAGGCTGCTGCTGCAGGGCGGGAGCGTCGTCGACCCGCTGAAGGGCAGCGTGCGCCGGGCCGACGTGCTGGTGGTCGGCGGCCGCATCGAGAAGGTGGAAGCGAGCATCGCAGCGGGAGCTGGTACTGAGGTGCTCGACTGCCGCGGCAAGCACATCGCGCCGGGATTGGTGGACATGCACTGCCATCTCCGCGAGCCCGGGCGCGAGGACGAAGAGACCATTGCCAGCGGCACTGCGGCCGCTTTGGCGGGCGGGTTCACGCGCGTCTGCCCGATGCCGAACACGGAACCGGCCATCGATACCGAGGCGCAGGTCCGGTTCGAAGTCCGCCGGGCAGCAGAAGCGGGATTCGCCCGGCTCCACCCGATCGGCTGCTGCACCAAAGGCAGACAGGGGAAAGAGCTGGCGGAGATCGGCTCCATGGTCGATGCCGGCGCGGTGGCCTTCTCGGACGACGGCTCGCCCATCGACGACGCCCAGGTGATGCGCCGCGTACTCGAATACTGCAAGGCATTCGATGTCCCGGTCATTTCCCACTGCGAAGTCAAGGAGCTGGTTGAGGGTGTCGCGAACGAGGGACGGGTCTCGACGAAGCTCGGGCTGAAGTCAGGACCGGACGTGGCCGAGTCGGCGCAGGCGGCGCGCGACGTCCTGCTCGCCGAGTTCACGCGGGCGCGGCTGCACATCGCCCACGTCTCGGCAAAGTCCACGGTCGACGTCATCCGCTGGGCCAAGGCGCGCAGCGTGCAGGTCACGGCTGAGACCTGTCCGCACTACTTCGTCCTGACCGAGGATGCGCTGACGGACTTCGACACCAACTGCAAGGTCAATCCGCCGCTGCGGGCCGAGGCTGACCGACGCGCGGTCATAGCCGGGCTGGCCGATGGCACGATTGACGCTATCGCCACCGATCATGCGCCGCACCTGAAAGGCGAGAAGGAAGCGGAGTTTGATGCGGCACCTCCAGGTATCATCGGGTTTGAGACCGCGTTCAGCCTGGGCTACGAGCAGCTTGTCCTTGGCAGGGCCCTGCCCCTGGCTGACTACATCGCCCGGCTTGCGGTAGCGCCGCGCCGAATCCTGAACCTGCCGCCCGCCGCAGTCGCTCCGGCTTCCGAAGCCGAGCTGGTCGTCCTCGACCTGAAAGCGGAGTGGAAGTACGCGGCCGACAATGTCCGTTCGCTCTCCCGCAACTCGCCCTTCCTCGGCCGGGTGATGCACGGCCGGGTGTCAGCGGCCCTGCTCGGCGAGAAGCTCTTTCGGTTCTAG
- a CDS encoding 2TM domain-containing protein — MLDEKELEKRAREQVEAQKGFYIHLLTYLIVNAGLFLVNAGTRGRYGGWWFYWPLFGWGIGLASHAFNVFGVLALFTSDWEERQVKKLMDRERRRNQ; from the coding sequence ATGCTCGACGAGAAAGAACTCGAGAAGCGCGCGCGGGAACAGGTGGAGGCCCAGAAGGGGTTCTACATCCACCTGCTGACCTACCTCATCGTCAACGCCGGCCTGTTCCTCGTCAACGCGGGAACGCGAGGACGCTACGGTGGCTGGTGGTTCTACTGGCCCCTGTTCGGCTGGGGAATCGGGCTGGCCTCGCACGCCTTCAACGTATTCGGCGTACTGGCGCTGTTCACCAGCGACTGGGAAGAACGGCAAGTGAAGAAGCTGATGGACAGGGAACGCCGGCGCAACCAGTAG
- a CDS encoding GNAT family N-acetyltransferase: MPIVSILIRPYVSGQDDALWLDIQNRALDEYPEYTPENAADFELHKQGPWFDAAGMMIAELDGGPAGCTDAYIDRKADEEHGYLEGPWVLPEFRRRGVGSGLARSAFASLKDRGKTRVQLWHRDIPANVAFAQRLGFRCVRIFQSMSHDLKSVPRSVGEHRDAAIVEMPADDATIELECRLWNESFREHFNYRPMTTAETGYMYRTARERNEWLFTLVAQLEGQPVGFLVGGSDPAEVRRRSRDIGSLYILGVLEAYRNRGIAKALLISGLERLKDRGMAEAELGVDTENVTGALHLYELLGFKTTRRRLTQMRELT; encoded by the coding sequence TTGCCCATCGTGAGCATCCTGATTCGTCCCTACGTCTCCGGCCAAGACGACGCGCTCTGGCTCGACATCCAGAACCGTGCGCTGGATGAGTACCCGGAGTACACGCCGGAGAATGCGGCCGACTTCGAACTCCACAAACAGGGCCCATGGTTCGACGCGGCCGGAATGATGATTGCCGAGCTCGACGGCGGGCCCGCGGGCTGTACCGACGCGTACATCGACCGCAAGGCCGACGAGGAACATGGCTACCTCGAAGGCCCGTGGGTACTGCCCGAGTTCCGCCGGCGCGGTGTCGGGTCCGGGCTCGCCCGGTCGGCATTCGCGAGCCTGAAGGACCGAGGCAAGACCAGGGTTCAACTCTGGCACCGCGACATTCCGGCCAATGTCGCCTTTGCCCAGCGCCTGGGCTTCCGATGCGTCCGCATCTTCCAGTCTATGAGCCACGACCTGAAGTCGGTGCCGCGCTCGGTAGGCGAACACCGCGACGCGGCGATTGTCGAGATGCCGGCCGATGACGCGACAATCGAACTCGAATGCCGACTCTGGAACGAGAGCTTTCGTGAGCACTTCAACTACCGGCCGATGACCACCGCCGAAACCGGCTACATGTACCGCACGGCTCGCGAGCGGAACGAATGGCTCTTCACGCTCGTGGCACAGCTTGAAGGGCAGCCGGTCGGATTCCTCGTCGGCGGGTCAGACCCGGCAGAAGTGAGGCGTCGTAGCCGAGATATCGGCAGCCTGTACATACTGGGCGTGCTCGAAGCCTATCGAAACCGGGGCATCGCCAAGGCCCTGCTCATATCCGGGCTGGAACGGCTGAAGGACCGCGGCATGGCCGAGGCCGAGCTTGGCGTAGACACCGAGAACGTCACCGGGGCTCTGCATCTCTACGAACTGCTCGGATTCAAAACTACCCGCCGCCGGCTGACGCAGATGCGGGAACTAACCTGA
- a CDS encoding GNAT family N-acetyltransferase has product MAIAIRPYVRGQDDEIRVDIYNRAHAEDDDFVPTTVEETRLWDQSPEEPHRHRFIASLDGVPAGFGFAYVDPHRTDGKGMMSGPHVPPEFRRQGVGTALARRVLSDLAQRGRYVAESHERDRADINGFLASLGFKPTRRFSEMQRPLADLPRGIGESTEVELEVVAPTQENLEVNVAIENEAFKEHFNYRPVKLVELEFWARAFAEEGTIFHISLARVGGTPVAYLWYGYDPKEIAHLRKNRGGLWDIGVLKPWRGRGVAKALMLAGMKQLKTDGMDEVRLYVDDTNVTGAHHLYERLGFALVHRDLVHSLDLAGK; this is encoded by the coding sequence ATGGCCATCGCCATCCGCCCGTACGTCCGCGGCCAGGATGACGAGATACGTGTCGATATCTACAACCGCGCACACGCGGAAGACGACGACTTCGTACCAACGACCGTCGAAGAGACTCGTCTCTGGGACCAGTCACCGGAAGAACCGCACCGTCACCGCTTCATCGCCAGCCTCGACGGCGTCCCGGCCGGGTTCGGGTTCGCGTACGTTGACCCGCACCGCACCGACGGCAAAGGCATGATGTCCGGTCCGCACGTGCCACCGGAGTTCCGGCGCCAGGGCGTCGGCACCGCGCTGGCCCGCAGGGTGCTCTCCGACCTCGCGCAACGCGGCCGGTACGTCGCCGAATCCCATGAACGCGACCGGGCCGATATCAACGGCTTCCTCGCCTCGCTAGGATTCAAGCCGACACGCCGGTTCAGCGAGATGCAGCGACCGCTTGCTGACCTGCCACGCGGCATCGGCGAATCCACCGAAGTCGAGCTCGAGGTCGTCGCACCGACCCAGGAGAACCTCGAGGTGAACGTCGCCATCGAGAACGAGGCATTCAAAGAGCACTTCAACTACCGGCCGGTCAAGCTGGTCGAGCTCGAATTCTGGGCCCGTGCCTTCGCCGAAGAAGGCACAATCTTCCACATCTCCCTGGCCCGCGTCGGCGGCACGCCGGTTGCCTACCTCTGGTACGGCTACGACCCGAAAGAGATAGCGCACCTCAGGAAGAACCGCGGCGGGCTCTGGGACATCGGCGTGCTCAAACCCTGGCGCGGCCGCGGCGTCGCCAAGGCGCTGATGCTCGCGGGCATGAAACAACTGAAGACGGACGGCATGGACGAGGTCCGACTCTATGTCGACGACACCAACGTTACCGGCGCACACCACCTCTACGAGCGGCTGGGCTTCGCGCTCGTCCACCGCGACTTGGTCCACTCACTCGACCTGGCCGGCAAGTAG